In Luteibaculum oceani, the following are encoded in one genomic region:
- a CDS encoding T9SS type A sorting domain-containing protein: protein MKRVLKLTLSIVFALVAVASYGQCDLQVEIKANPGTDLCLGESVQITAVTNQEVEIPENCGPAATVGCVDGSIPFTATLGGGTNINAQGNSLPDVFGDVNEGQIRSQIIYRAEEIIAQGFEGGKINGMEMELATILSNGQIPNLEIKMACVSDQEFNGGFYTGALTTVFNNKSYTLGTGYNTFNFDQAYDWNGQDNILIEVCVYVQSGQAGNIKAYTKDQTLAYPAVRVARKILSDGTCAFTDNARNSNQRPNTKFLACKPQLKDFTYSWTPTNDLSDPSARDPFANPTADQTYTVSVFETANPGCVATDNITIKVIDPGNFTPSANTPLCEGDALVLSSNTAADGYLWLGPDGFTSTSANPIINNVGQNNEGTYQVFVDVGFCKASKTIDVDVESLLSSGQVLPDPVLCNNNDQFNLFSLLSAYDQNATSQWTDNNGSGVLNGSIIRPSDIPDNQLPQTFTYTYSLSNTCGTQSSTVSVTINPAPKAGDDGNTIVCNKDSTFIDLNNLLQGNPDGGGTWRDASNTGLLSPQGTVNFFEYNPGTYTFYYKVVGPGACKADSAKVDVTVKDFKVAGNGGSTRICKGTAIGLEDYLSDHDPNGVWLDTDNSGGLVSATTGVFNSANVAPGSYTFTYFVDNEDPCPDQSTTVEVEITKKPEIVNANTFCNASETFYQVTFEVRDGDPNTLDASVIADGITYGFNLTQQGGLWIFTSDPIPEGEEVEITIWDADNCGTSSYSIRKRCGCATDAGVINVSQIEDICEGSFYTINYIGGFIDDGDDIFEFILHDGPGTTIGTIYDRNRTGTFGFVPGLVEGQTYYVSVIAGDKIPNKNEVDLNDDCLDVRAGQPIRFIRLPQPDLTITPDTACIGANVNVKASNIAGPGVSFEWTGPGVSSPNLEFDILGLAPENVGTYNFIVNKSICRDTFQVDLAAFPVPQVNVPTNFTACANVLDSIPLNLGNVQEGSARFQTGTFQIIDLPIVAGENYLRRTFNDSETLILKEISYPEGCTMVMNKQINVTLEEAPGLSFELISPDIICSDNQATADIRFNLNPANASGKIIFEVNGFQFPEEPQISNDSVITVNAISGGQNTFKIRKYISLPKTCSYAIDFGTADFYNFQEPQVSFDVNNNKICRGDTAYIPVFVNSSDSLVVEYSINGAKKSFVTDRDTLLPVKEDLDFLFSIDSAYYAGGSGCGKLIGLSQTIEVKDPINFNISPVKNDCKGESNGSIILSADGENTTFSLDGSTFFTRTSFNNLPSGTYTVFAKAESGCVSVRSATIENKSNLEIGVDIDPTTCGNINGTLKVTADLGNEPYHVIVNGNEVQNGQLLENLNPGVYQIYAYDNLTCEVRDTVIIDDSEGVDFAFSENGPLRCDFPDAGKIVVTPNGGSGNYVYQLNNLQPQTDSIFAGLYAQFYNVKVIDTLDGCTKEKRIRIKPEVPFFFNAKILRGLNCSYSKDGRVQALAENNGTTYLFSLDGINYSSQDVFTKVGAGQFTLFAKELDGCRREQDFGFKMEAPAPIVSEVIYTEDVECWNGKEGVVALSASGGNGDPFSFKTATTSGFKSSPVFSNLGQGTHEFVVQDLKKCTDTIRVKINGPDTTVISVTKLDSANGKLTIRINATNTFLQTFYSIDGGNNFNTNNIFSGLEPGTYNIVVKDQKGCETVYTLNLTLVGINETVALEQEYKVYPNPFENELYIEWTNPGFDKDQVYLYDMGGRVIHFDTEKSNQRLSIRSNNPLKPGVYILKIGNQTHRVIKQ from the coding sequence GTGAAAAGAGTTTTGAAATTAACGTTAAGCATCGTATTCGCCCTAGTTGCGGTGGCCAGTTATGGTCAGTGCGACTTACAGGTTGAAATCAAGGCCAACCCCGGAACTGACTTATGTTTGGGTGAATCGGTCCAAATCACTGCGGTTACTAATCAGGAAGTTGAAATTCCTGAAAATTGTGGTCCAGCCGCAACAGTAGGTTGTGTGGATGGATCTATTCCTTTTACCGCAACTCTGGGAGGAGGAACGAACATTAATGCTCAAGGGAATTCTCTTCCAGATGTTTTTGGTGATGTAAACGAGGGACAAATCCGATCTCAAATTATTTACCGTGCAGAAGAGATTATTGCTCAGGGTTTTGAGGGTGGAAAGATTAATGGAATGGAAATGGAGCTTGCCACCATTTTGAGTAATGGCCAAATTCCCAACCTAGAAATCAAAATGGCCTGCGTTTCCGACCAGGAGTTTAATGGAGGATTTTATACCGGGGCCTTAACTACCGTTTTCAATAATAAGTCGTACACCTTAGGCACTGGGTACAACACTTTCAATTTTGATCAAGCTTACGATTGGAATGGACAAGACAATATTTTAATAGAAGTATGTGTTTATGTGCAATCGGGACAAGCTGGTAACATTAAGGCCTACACCAAAGATCAAACATTAGCATATCCTGCGGTGCGTGTAGCAAGAAAAATTCTTTCTGATGGAACCTGTGCATTTACCGATAATGCCAGAAACTCCAATCAACGTCCAAACACGAAATTCTTAGCATGTAAACCTCAACTTAAGGACTTTACATACAGCTGGACTCCAACCAATGACTTATCCGATCCGTCGGCTAGAGATCCATTTGCAAATCCTACAGCTGACCAAACCTATACGGTATCTGTTTTTGAAACAGCAAATCCAGGTTGTGTTGCAACCGATAACATTACTATTAAGGTAATTGACCCAGGCAATTTCACCCCCTCAGCAAACACCCCACTTTGTGAGGGTGACGCTTTAGTACTTAGTTCGAACACCGCAGCAGATGGCTACTTATGGTTGGGCCCTGATGGATTTACCAGCACAAGTGCAAATCCAATCATCAACAATGTTGGACAGAACAATGAGGGTACCTATCAGGTCTTTGTAGATGTTGGATTTTGTAAAGCCAGCAAGACCATAGACGTTGATGTGGAATCGCTTTTGAGTTCTGGTCAAGTGTTGCCAGACCCCGTTTTGTGTAACAACAACGACCAGTTTAACTTATTTAGTCTGCTTAGTGCATACGACCAAAATGCCACGTCACAATGGACGGACAATAATGGTTCGGGAGTTTTAAACGGTTCGATTATAAGACCCTCCGACATTCCTGACAATCAATTACCGCAAACCTTTACATATACCTATTCGCTTAGCAACACTTGTGGTACGCAAAGCTCAACAGTTTCGGTAACTATCAACCCTGCACCCAAAGCTGGTGATGATGGAAATACAATTGTATGTAACAAGGACAGTACCTTTATCGATTTAAACAACCTATTACAAGGTAACCCAGATGGAGGTGGAACTTGGAGAGACGCAAGCAACACAGGCTTATTGTCCCCACAAGGGACGGTCAATTTTTTCGAATACAATCCAGGCACGTACACCTTTTACTACAAAGTGGTTGGACCAGGAGCATGTAAAGCTGACTCAGCAAAAGTCGATGTAACTGTAAAAGACTTTAAGGTTGCTGGAAATGGCGGATCGACAAGGATTTGTAAAGGAACAGCTATTGGTTTAGAAGATTACCTTTCGGACCATGATCCCAATGGGGTATGGTTAGACACCGATAACTCTGGAGGTTTGGTAAGCGCAACAACGGGAGTTTTTAATAGCGCCAATGTAGCCCCAGGCTCATACACCTTTACCTACTTCGTGGATAACGAAGATCCTTGTCCAGACCAATCCACTACCGTGGAAGTTGAAATTACCAAAAAACCAGAAATTGTTAATGCCAATACATTCTGTAATGCTTCGGAAACTTTTTATCAGGTAACCTTTGAGGTTAGGGATGGTGATCCAAATACGTTAGATGCCTCAGTAATTGCAGATGGAATAACTTATGGGTTTAACCTAACGCAACAAGGAGGTTTATGGATATTCACCTCTGATCCCATCCCAGAAGGTGAAGAAGTTGAGATTACTATTTGGGATGCGGACAATTGTGGAACATCAAGCTATTCAATTCGCAAGAGGTGTGGATGCGCTACTGACGCAGGTGTGATCAATGTATCACAGATCGAAGACATCTGTGAAGGGTCTTTCTACACCATTAACTATATCGGTGGATTTATAGATGATGGTGATGACATCTTTGAGTTCATCCTTCACGATGGACCTGGAACTACCATAGGTACAATCTATGACAGGAATAGAACGGGTACTTTTGGTTTTGTACCGGGGCTAGTCGAGGGACAAACCTACTATGTGTCTGTAATCGCGGGAGATAAAATCCCCAACAAAAATGAAGTGGACTTGAATGATGATTGTTTGGATGTAAGAGCCGGACAACCCATCCGCTTTATCAGACTACCTCAACCCGATTTAACAATAACCCCCGACACGGCTTGTATTGGAGCCAATGTAAATGTAAAGGCATCTAACATAGCTGGTCCTGGAGTTTCTTTTGAATGGACCGGCCCTGGAGTTAGTTCTCCCAACTTGGAGTTTGACATACTTGGATTGGCTCCCGAAAATGTGGGAACTTATAATTTCATAGTCAACAAATCTATCTGTAGAGACACTTTCCAGGTTGATTTAGCAGCATTTCCTGTACCGCAGGTTAATGTTCCTACCAACTTTACAGCATGTGCCAATGTATTGGACTCTATTCCCCTAAACCTTGGGAATGTGCAAGAGGGTAGCGCTAGATTTCAAACTGGAACATTTCAAATAATAGACTTGCCTATTGTTGCGGGAGAAAACTACTTAAGGAGAACCTTTAATGATAGCGAAACACTGATTTTAAAGGAAATTAGTTATCCAGAGGGTTGTACAATGGTAATGAATAAGCAGATTAATGTCACCCTTGAGGAAGCTCCAGGCCTTAGTTTTGAGCTTATTTCACCAGATATAATTTGTTCGGATAACCAAGCAACTGCAGATATCAGGTTTAACTTAAATCCTGCTAATGCCAGCGGTAAAATTATTTTCGAGGTTAACGGGTTCCAATTCCCAGAGGAACCTCAAATCTCAAATGATTCGGTAATTACCGTAAATGCGATTTCAGGCGGACAAAACACCTTCAAAATCAGAAAGTATATTTCGCTGCCAAAAACCTGTTCCTACGCGATAGACTTTGGTACAGCAGATTTTTACAACTTCCAAGAACCTCAGGTTTCTTTTGATGTAAACAACAACAAAATATGTCGTGGAGATACGGCGTACATCCCCGTTTTTGTAAACAGTTCAGATAGCCTTGTGGTAGAGTACAGCATAAATGGAGCTAAAAAGAGTTTTGTAACCGATAGAGATACTCTATTACCCGTAAAAGAAGATTTAGATTTCTTGTTTAGTATCGATTCGGCCTACTACGCTGGTGGTTCTGGTTGTGGTAAATTAATTGGATTAAGTCAAACCATAGAGGTTAAAGACCCTATTAATTTTAACATCTCACCAGTTAAAAACGACTGTAAAGGTGAATCTAATGGTTCTATAATTTTAAGTGCCGACGGGGAAAACACCACCTTTAGTTTGGACGGAAGTACGTTTTTCACCAGAACTTCATTTAATAACCTACCATCCGGCACCTACACCGTTTTCGCTAAAGCAGAAAGTGGTTGCGTTTCGGTACGTAGTGCTACCATAGAAAACAAATCTAATTTAGAAATTGGGGTGGATATTGATCCAACCACCTGCGGAAACATAAATGGAACATTAAAAGTAACCGCTGATCTGGGTAATGAGCCTTATCATGTTATTGTGAACGGTAACGAAGTTCAAAATGGCCAGTTATTGGAAAATCTAAATCCAGGGGTTTACCAAATTTATGCCTACGATAACCTTACCTGCGAGGTAAGAGATACAGTTATTATAGACGATTCGGAAGGTGTTGATTTTGCATTCAGTGAAAATGGCCCATTGCGTTGTGATTTTCCTGATGCTGGAAAAATTGTTGTTACTCCAAATGGAGGCTCTGGAAACTATGTCTACCAATTAAACAACTTACAACCTCAAACCGATTCAATTTTTGCGGGGTTATATGCGCAATTCTACAACGTTAAGGTAATTGACACGCTTGATGGTTGTACCAAGGAAAAGAGAATAAGAATTAAACCTGAAGTACCTTTCTTTTTCAACGCTAAAATACTTAGAGGATTAAATTGTAGCTACTCTAAAGATGGTCGTGTACAGGCTTTGGCCGAAAATAATGGAACCACATACCTATTCTCATTAGACGGAATAAATTATTCATCCCAAGATGTGTTCACTAAGGTTGGAGCAGGTCAGTTTACCCTTTTTGCCAAAGAGTTAGATGGATGTAGAAGAGAACAAGACTTTGGATTTAAGATGGAAGCACCAGCACCTATTGTAAGCGAAGTAATTTACACAGAGGATGTGGAATGCTGGAATGGAAAAGAAGGCGTAGTAGCCCTATCTGCTTCGGGTGGAAATGGAGACCCTTTCTCCTTTAAAACTGCCACCACTTCCGGATTTAAATCCTCACCGGTGTTTAGCAATTTAGGTCAAGGAACGCATGAATTTGTTGTTCAGGATTTAAAGAAATGTACCGACACCATTCGAGTTAAAATTAACGGCCCGGATACCACGGTAATTTCTGTTACTAAATTAGATTCGGCTAATGGAAAATTAACCATTAGAATTAACGCTACCAACACCTTCCTGCAAACCTTCTACAGCATAGATGGCGGAAACAATTTTAATACGAACAACATATTCTCCGGGTTAGAACCAGGCACCTATAATATTGTTGTTAAGGATCAAAAAGGTTGTGAAACAGTTTATACTCTAAACCTAACGCTAGTAGGGATTAATGAAACTGTTGCACTGGAACAAGAATATAAGGTTTATCCAAATCCATTCGAGAACGAGCTATATATTGAGTGGACAAACCCAGGATTCGACAAAGACCAAGTTTACCTTTATGACATGGGCGGACGCGTAATTCATTTTGACACAGAAAAATCAAATCAAAGATTGAGTATACGAAGTAACAACCCATTAAAACCAGGTGTTTACATCCTTAAAATTGGAAATCAAACGCACCGAGTTATAAAGCAGTAA
- a CDS encoding lamin tail domain-containing protein, translating into MKTLAQMTTTLTTFLFASTLFSQFFINEIHYDNIGIDKNEGIEIAGPTNTSLEGWKLVCYNGHNGKVYKSIDLNGNLPNEKNGFGAKWMSISGIQNGSPDGIALVNPQEEVVEFLSYEGVFSAIEGPAIGLTSEEINVSENGSTPLNFSIQKKGNFITHSDDFSWREATESSPGQINSGQFFIAPTPSISMDFKILDAYNVQLAFSTRLNSSATVPNNYLGLPLIQSINTNPLTDTVYITLANPLPVGDSIFFSTQNLQDFSGSPIPSLSSKSIFNNTGDQLKITEIFYNPPGTDESEFIELQNTSNTTVKLGGISIGGDINFSLPPTTLAPSEFIILTKDSNAFKALAPNAQTRLFQFTGNLNNDQFVLSLANTQDTLLSFIGEDGGAWPASADGLGHSIETKDPNLAPTASNWFASQNFWSNISGQDYFITPGFRGNFNLPIEVNRIEIINDQTFALILNQNIELLPPTDQNFEASFSGSFEQWKAFGDSIIIRWTEQIPEAQTQNITIKNLSGKNGAHQTFPSTFEILFNFRKSRLIISEIMYNPPEDNPDSTEFIEIYNPNTAPVRLGGLTITQGLDFSFPEISLAPKSYFLIGKNEAVLENLYPGNDFYPWAGSLSNSGESILISNTKGDTICYVRYDDIAPWPTGGDGTGSSIENLDLEQISTDGSKWMAAKVFAAERGSHRYYATPGRESMEPNAIINITGPSITAAEGSLIKVPLMIKNNHNGVFFNAIISNPNVAEILEGSSKFLPANTNRDTLTVLIKENSLVEGLKSTELQLAEIKNARSTRNSILIAAVDNDQKDSEVCINEWMLRNQIYTNSNNDTLPWVEIHYSGDATWYPEGYVIEVEILSKAWPFALRDIDPMTGNSFPVVWLESNTPNPIYSKSDSWGTISLLTPLGTLLDKRSFSNVFAPLSEGRLTDCSNNIGTMDPTPGQSNNTTSITSTQNPSSISIWPNPSNNVIYRDKNFNENWKIVNLQGEMIGWWEKNYDKLDIEHLKSGIYLIYNENGLLISKIVKINSF; encoded by the coding sequence ATGAAAACATTAGCCCAAATGACCACTACCCTTACCACCTTTTTATTTGCTAGCACTTTATTTTCTCAGTTCTTCATTAACGAGATTCATTACGACAATATCGGGATAGATAAAAACGAAGGAATAGAAATTGCTGGTCCTACCAACACCAGTTTAGAAGGTTGGAAATTAGTTTGTTATAATGGCCACAATGGAAAGGTTTACAAAAGTATAGACCTCAACGGTAATTTACCGAATGAGAAAAATGGGTTTGGCGCTAAATGGATGAGCATTTCTGGAATTCAGAATGGCAGTCCAGATGGCATCGCACTTGTTAATCCTCAGGAAGAAGTCGTTGAATTTCTAAGTTACGAGGGTGTATTCTCAGCAATTGAGGGACCTGCCATTGGTTTAACCTCTGAGGAAATTAATGTCTCGGAAAATGGTTCCACCCCATTAAATTTTTCAATTCAGAAAAAAGGAAATTTCATAACCCATTCTGACGATTTTTCATGGCGTGAAGCCACGGAAAGTAGCCCAGGGCAAATCAATAGCGGACAATTTTTTATTGCACCAACCCCATCGATCTCCATGGATTTTAAGATCCTTGATGCATACAATGTTCAACTAGCTTTCTCCACTCGTCTTAATTCAAGTGCCACCGTCCCAAACAATTATTTAGGACTTCCCCTCATTCAATCAATAAACACTAATCCCTTAACAGACACGGTATATATAACCTTAGCAAACCCACTACCCGTAGGTGATAGCATTTTTTTCTCCACACAAAATCTTCAAGATTTTTCCGGATCCCCCATCCCATCCCTATCAAGTAAATCCATATTTAATAATACGGGAGATCAGCTTAAAATCACTGAAATATTTTACAACCCACCAGGAACCGATGAGTCAGAATTTATAGAACTGCAAAACACTTCTAATACGACGGTAAAATTGGGTGGAATAAGTATAGGTGGTGATATTAATTTCAGTTTGCCACCCACTACTTTGGCACCCTCAGAATTTATTATTTTAACCAAGGATAGCAACGCCTTCAAAGCCCTCGCTCCAAATGCTCAAACCCGTTTATTCCAGTTCACAGGAAATCTGAACAATGATCAATTCGTATTAAGCCTTGCCAATACGCAAGACACCCTTCTTTCCTTTATAGGTGAAGATGGAGGCGCTTGGCCAGCTTCGGCAGACGGTTTAGGGCACTCTATCGAAACGAAAGACCCAAACTTGGCACCTACCGCCTCTAATTGGTTTGCCAGTCAAAATTTTTGGAGCAACATCTCCGGTCAGGATTATTTTATAACACCCGGATTTAGAGGTAATTTTAATTTACCCATTGAGGTGAACCGCATTGAGATTATCAATGATCAAACTTTTGCCCTGATCCTCAACCAAAACATTGAACTTCTCCCCCCTACAGACCAAAATTTTGAGGCCAGCTTTAGCGGAAGTTTTGAGCAATGGAAAGCCTTTGGAGATTCTATTATAATTAGATGGACGGAACAAATTCCAGAAGCTCAAACACAAAACATTACAATTAAAAACCTAAGCGGTAAGAATGGTGCTCATCAGACCTTTCCCTCTACATTTGAAATTCTGTTCAATTTCAGAAAGTCACGGCTGATTATATCCGAAATAATGTACAACCCGCCGGAGGACAATCCGGACAGCACCGAATTCATTGAAATTTATAATCCAAACACCGCTCCTGTAAGATTAGGTGGATTAACTATTACCCAAGGACTTGATTTTTCTTTTCCTGAAATAAGTTTGGCTCCTAAATCTTATTTTCTGATAGGAAAAAACGAAGCGGTTCTGGAGAATTTATATCCTGGAAATGACTTTTACCCATGGGCTGGTTCCCTGAGCAATTCGGGAGAATCCATTTTAATTTCCAATACAAAGGGTGATACAATATGCTATGTAAGATATGATGACATAGCACCATGGCCAACAGGTGGAGATGGTACAGGGTCGAGCATAGAAAATTTGGATCTGGAACAAATTTCTACAGATGGCAGCAAATGGATGGCGGCCAAGGTTTTTGCAGCGGAAAGAGGAAGCCATAGATACTATGCAACCCCAGGTAGAGAAAGCATGGAACCAAATGCCATTATCAATATTACCGGACCTTCCATTACCGCAGCCGAAGGATCCCTAATAAAGGTTCCACTCATGATTAAAAACAATCACAACGGGGTATTTTTTAACGCTATTATCAGTAATCCCAATGTTGCTGAAATTTTGGAAGGTAGCAGTAAATTTCTACCTGCGAACACAAATAGGGACACCCTTACCGTACTCATTAAGGAAAATTCACTGGTGGAAGGGCTAAAATCCACAGAATTACAACTGGCTGAAATAAAAAATGCGCGCTCTACCAGAAACAGCATATTAATTGCTGCTGTGGATAACGATCAAAAGGACTCAGAGGTATGTATAAATGAATGGATGCTTCGGAATCAAATCTATACGAACTCCAATAATGACACCCTTCCTTGGGTTGAAATTCATTACTCGGGAGATGCAACTTGGTACCCAGAAGGTTATGTCATCGAGGTGGAGATCTTATCGAAAGCCTGGCCTTTTGCACTAAGGGATATCGACCCAATGACTGGCAATTCTTTCCCTGTGGTTTGGTTAGAGAGTAATACGCCAAATCCAATATACAGTAAGAGCGACAGCTGGGGAACAATCTCTTTACTCACCCCCCTGGGAACTTTATTGGATAAAAGAAGCTTCAGCAATGTTTTTGCACCACTTTCGGAAGGACGGTTAACCGACTGTAGTAATAACATCGGCACAATGGACCCCACACCAGGACAAAGCAACAACACCACCAGCATTACATCCACTCAAAACCCCAGTTCCATCTCTATTTGGCCCAACCCAAGCAATAATGTTATTTACCGAGACAAAAACTTTAATGAAAACTGGAAAATAGTAAATCTTCAAGGCGAGATGATTGGCTGGTGGGAAAAGAACTATGACAAGTTAGACATAGAACACTTAAAATCTGGTATTTATCTCATTTACAATGAAAATGGACTATTAATCTCAAAAATTGTAAAAATAAACTCATTTTAA
- a CDS encoding YkgJ family cysteine cluster protein: protein MHKDYREILERGAKKKKEFKAFLGVLAKSNSPSPRQILEVHAEVEKEINCLECANCCKTTPALVENEEFDRLAKAIGVTRSKFVQGFLELDEDGDFVFNQSPCRFLGPDNKCCIYEDRPNACREYPHTDDSNFRKYQEMNLENTKICPIVVRVLEKLMKLG from the coding sequence ATGCATAAAGATTATAGGGAAATATTAGAAAGAGGAGCAAAGAAGAAGAAGGAATTTAAGGCCTTTCTTGGGGTGTTGGCTAAATCCAATAGTCCTTCGCCGAGGCAAATCCTTGAGGTGCATGCTGAGGTAGAGAAGGAGATAAATTGTTTAGAATGTGCTAATTGCTGTAAAACTACCCCAGCTCTGGTTGAAAATGAGGAATTCGACAGACTGGCAAAAGCAATTGGCGTTACCCGATCAAAGTTTGTTCAGGGCTTTTTGGAGTTAGATGAGGATGGAGACTTTGTTTTCAACCAATCGCCATGTAGGTTTTTAGGTCCAGATAATAAATGTTGTATTTATGAGGATAGGCCTAACGCCTGTAGAGAATATCCCCATACGGATGATTCCAATTTTAGAAAGTATCAGGAGATGAATTTGGAGAACACCAAAATATGCCCAATTGTTGTTCGGGTTCTTGAGAAACTAATGAAATTAGGGTAA